Within Planktothrix tepida PCC 9214, the genomic segment GTGACTCAAACTGTACCGATGGCTGCATCTGCCACCTTATTTGTTAATTCTGCCACAGGCAATGATTCTGCCACAGGTGGGCAATCTGACCCCTTAAAAACCATTGCTAAAGCCCTTAGTCGTGCCCAATCAGGAACCGTGATTCAAGTCGCCCCAGGAAGCTATAACGCAGCCAGTGGCGAAGTCTTTCCGTTAATTGTGCCATCGGGAGTCACGATTCTGGGGAACGAATCTACCAAAGGCCAAGATGTTGTGATTGTCGGGAGTGGCACGTTTACCAGTCCTAGTGCAGCGGCTCAGAATATTACGATTTTGATGCAAAATAACTCGACGGTTAAGGGTGTCAGTGTCACCAATGAGCAAACGCGAGGAACCGGAATCTGGGCAGAATCTGTTTATTGTACCGTTGCCAGTTGTACTTTATCAAAATCCAAACGAGAAGGTTTATTTGCGACAGGAACAGCCATTCCTACGGTACTCAATAGTGATTTTATTCAAAATGTGGGAAATGGTATCGCTTTAGCGGGAAATGCCAAAGGAGAAATTCGGGGGAATAAATTCCAAAATACCGGATATGCGATCGCCGTGCAAGCTTCTGCGGCTCCATTAATTATTGAAAATGAAATTCTGGAAAACCGCTCTGGGTTGGTGTTATCAGGACAATCTAAACCCGTATTGCGAAAAAATCAAGTTAAGAAAAATCTTCAAGATGGGTTAACGGTGATTGCTGATTCTGCTCCAGATTTGGGTAATCCTCAAGATAATGGTGGCAATGTATTTGTTGATAATGGCAAATATGATGTGCAAAATGCCAGTAAATTTACCTTAATTTCGGTGGGAAATCAAATTAACCCAACTCGGACATTAGGAAGTATTGAATTGAGTGCCAATCAAAGTCCAACGCCCTCCCCCACCCCTGCACCCAGCCCTGGCCCAACTCCCACACCGACTCCGGCTCCGGGTGGCGCAAAATTCAACGATATTGCGTCTCACTGGGCGAGACCGTTTATTGAACGGTTAGCGGATATGGGGATTATTAGCGGGTTCCCCGATGGTTCCTTTAAACCCGATGCCACTTTAACTCGTGCCCAACACGCTGCAATGTTGATGAAAGCATTTACACTCACCCCCATTCGGGAAGCAACGGCTTTTACCGATGTCCCCGCAGATTTCTGGGGGAAAGAAGCCATTAATCAAGCAAATCGGGCAGGTTTTCTGTCGGGTTATCCTGATAAAACCTTCCGACCGAATCAAAATTTAACTCGCTCTCAGGCGATTGTTTCTTTAGTGAATGGGTTGAAATTAACGGGAGGAACACCAACTAATTTGAGTGTTTATACTGACCGTGCTCAAATTCCAGCTTTTGCTGTTAATGCCATGATTACCGCAACGGAATTAAATATGGTTGTCAATTACCCGAAAAAAGAGGTTTTTAACCCGTTAAAAGATGTCACCCGTGCGGAAATTGCGGCAATTTTCTATCAAACCTTAGTGGCCGTTAATCGAGCACAGGCCATTGATTCTCCTTATATTGTTTAATTCCCTCTAGTTCCCTGGTTCTACCAGGGAATTTACTCAAGGAGGCTCTGCCTCTTGTTAACAGCAGGCAGAGCCTGATTAAAGTATTGCTAGGTTCTACCTAGCAACGAAAAATGATCAATTAAACAGAAATTGGGCTAAAAAAATCAATCATTTTTTGCTTTTGTTCAGAATCAACTGTTTCCCACTCCCTAACAATATTCAAATCCTTATTAACCTTAGATAATTCTAATAAATTCGGATCTATTTTATTTCTATAATTTTTCTCCTCACATAGCCAGTTCAATATATCTGATAAGTGCCAAATCGAAGGCGTTCCCCCATAGATAGGTTGTGGAGAGTTTAGTTCATCCTTGATTATCAAATTACGAATATTTTGTCGCGTACATCCGAGTAATGTAGCAACCTCGGTTAAACTCACAAAATCCGGGCTAACTTCAGTCAAAATTGCCTGGGGAATAGCCCGTTTTACATCTCGAATTGCGCTATAAACCGCTTCTGTTGCTGATAGGGATTCTCGGATAAAATTGAGAGCAATTCGCCCCTTTTTCCCAATTCCAATTAAGGCATCATCACAATCTTCTGTTGCTAAAGTCTCTAAAAAATTATCAAGATTTACCGGAGTATCTGGAAGATTAAAGTTTAAAATAAAATCATATTCTGGCATTTTTTAATTCTCCTCTTCCTCTTGTGCTTGATGATGAACGGTGCAGTTATCAATCACACGACGGATTTGTTTAGCATGATTGCCTGTATTTTTAGGGGTACTCCAAACACTGACAATACAAAATTCTCCACAGCGACAATCGTTGTTATTATAAGGACAGTAAATTTTTCCCCAAGCATGAGATCCGCCCACTTCAATACGCCATCCATTTTGTTCGGCATACTTCAAGGCTGCTTCAATCTCTAGTTTAGGATGTTTTTTCCTAGACATAAAAATTTGAGCTTGTATAAACTATAGTTTATTGTGTTTAAATTGTCAAGTGACAACTTATTATAACTGGGATGGTGCGTAAGCAACGCGCACGCACCCTACAATAGAGAAGGTTAATTTTTATTAAAAATCATGAATAATCCTCAAGTTATTTGTATTGGTGAAATGTTGTTTGATCGGTTATCCAATGAATTAGGACAACCGTTAGAACAAGTTAAATCGTGGACAGATTACCCCGGAGGTGCGCCAGCGAATACGGCGTGTGGATTGGTTAAATTGGGGATTTCGACGGCTTTTATCGGGTGTATTGGGGAAGATGCACCCGGAGAACAGTTAGTGAAATTATTGAGGGAAATAGGTGTTAATATTACAGGGGTTCAACGCCATTCTAACGCACCGACTCGGATTGTTTATGTGGTTAGAGATACAGCAGGCGATCGCAGTTTTGCAGGATTTGGAGAACGAGACACAGGGGAATTTGCAGATACTTATTTACAAGCAGAACTCCTTCCAGAAGCATTATTTAAAACCGCAGAATTTCTGGTTTTAGGAACCTTAGAATTAGCCTACCCAGAAAGCCAAAAAGCGATTTTAAAAGCAATTCAGTTAGCTAAAAAATATCAAGTTAAAATTTTTATTGATATAAATTGGCGACCGATGTTTTGGTCAAACCCGAATGAAGCGATGGAACTGATTTTAAATGTTGTTCAAAATGCGGATTTCCTAAAATTAACGAATGAAGAAGCAGAATTATTATTTAATACCATAGAACCAGAAGCCCTCGCCCAACAGTTACAAATTCAAGGCGTATTTGTCACCGCCGGAGAACAAGGTTGTGCCTATTATTTAGCCGGAAATTCAGGAAGACTACCCGCATTTTCTGTTCCTGTCGCAGATACCACTGGAGCCGGAGATGGATTTACAGCCGGAATTCTTTATCAATTCTGTAAATTAGGAATAGAATCGATTAATCATGCTAAAATATCTGAAGAAATGGTACAGTTTGCC encodes:
- a CDS encoding DUF1565 domain-containing protein; translation: MVTLYVNPATGNDFSSGDSNSPFKTLKKALSQAQSGTTIDLEAGTYNSSSGETFPLIVPSGVIVIGNESGKGSGILIEGNGLYTSPSAASQNITILMENNAQLRGVTVTNIQTRGTGVWIESQSPVIANCTLTRCKREGIYAVGSGNPQILNSIFTQNEGYGVSIEGEIKGEIQGNIFQNTGYGLSIKDQAAPLIRDNAIVENRSGLLIADHAKPILRQNLIERNSGDGVVILNQATPDLGTVQTPGGNTIRNNGGFDIQNAGTASLTSFGNIISPTRVKGTLQVVTQTVPMAASATLFVNSATGNDSATGGQSDPLKTIAKALSRAQSGTVIQVAPGSYNAASGEVFPLIVPSGVTILGNESTKGQDVVIVGSGTFTSPSAAAQNITILMQNNSTVKGVSVTNEQTRGTGIWAESVYCTVASCTLSKSKREGLFATGTAIPTVLNSDFIQNVGNGIALAGNAKGEIRGNKFQNTGYAIAVQASAAPLIIENEILENRSGLVLSGQSKPVLRKNQVKKNLQDGLTVIADSAPDLGNPQDNGGNVFVDNGKYDVQNASKFTLISVGNQINPTRTLGSIELSANQSPTPSPTPAPSPGPTPTPTPAPGGAKFNDIASHWARPFIERLADMGIISGFPDGSFKPDATLTRAQHAAMLMKAFTLTPIREATAFTDVPADFWGKEAINQANRAGFLSGYPDKTFRPNQNLTRSQAIVSLVNGLKLTGGTPTNLSVYTDRAQIPAFAVNAMITATELNMVVNYPKKEVFNPLKDVTRAEIAAIFYQTLVAVNRAQAIDSPYIV
- a CDS encoding helix-turn-helix transcriptional regulator, which translates into the protein MPEYDFILNFNLPDTPVNLDNFLETLATEDCDDALIGIGKKGRIALNFIRESLSATEAVYSAIRDVKRAIPQAILTEVSPDFVSLTEVATLLGCTRQNIRNLIIKDELNSPQPIYGGTPSIWHLSDILNWLCEEKNYRNKIDPNLLELSKVNKDLNIVREWETVDSEQKQKMIDFFSPISV
- a CDS encoding carbohydrate kinase family protein, producing MNNPQVICIGEMLFDRLSNELGQPLEQVKSWTDYPGGAPANTACGLVKLGISTAFIGCIGEDAPGEQLVKLLREIGVNITGVQRHSNAPTRIVYVVRDTAGDRSFAGFGERDTGEFADTYLQAELLPEALFKTAEFLVLGTLELAYPESQKAILKAIQLAKKYQVKIFIDINWRPMFWSNPNEAMELILNVVQNADFLKLTNEEAELLFNTIEPEALAQQLQIQGVFVTAGEQGCAYYLAGNSGRLPAFSVPVADTTGAGDGFTAGILYQFCKLGIESINHAKISEEMVQFASAVGALTTTKPGAIAAQPTLTEVEIFLNNSKS